In Janthinobacterium sp. J1-1, a single genomic region encodes these proteins:
- a CDS encoding BON domain-containing protein has product MLSDDEVKKQVERELEWVTNVAASDIGVSVKNSVVTLSGFTHSFGDKVQAERCAKGVAGVAGVANDIEVRLAGEARPDPEIARDAVAVLKAQLPGSSDMIKVVVQDGVLRLEGRVAWNYQRQRAEEAVHHLRGVRSVLNQLALKPTASAGEVRQKILSAFQRSAALDAARLVVEASGARVVLSGSVRSFMEREDAEKAAWHAPGVTEVENHIKIDPTLAC; this is encoded by the coding sequence ATGTTGAGCGATGATGAAGTAAAAAAGCAGGTCGAACGTGAGCTGGAGTGGGTGACGAATGTCGCGGCATCGGATATCGGCGTGTCGGTCAAGAACAGCGTCGTCACCTTGTCCGGATTTACGCATAGTTTCGGCGACAAGGTGCAAGCCGAACGTTGTGCGAAAGGCGTCGCCGGTGTCGCCGGCGTGGCCAACGATATCGAGGTACGGCTGGCGGGGGAAGCGCGGCCCGATCCCGAAATTGCGCGCGATGCCGTGGCCGTACTCAAGGCGCAACTGCCTGGTTCATCCGACATGATCAAGGTAGTGGTACAGGATGGCGTGCTGCGGCTGGAAGGGCGGGTTGCCTGGAATTATCAACGTCAGCGTGCCGAGGAGGCGGTACATCACCTGCGCGGCGTGCGCAGTGTGCTCAACCAGCTCGCGCTCAAACCCACCGCCTCGGCCGGCGAAGTGCGGCAGAAAATCCTGTCTGCATTCCAGCGCAGCGCCGCCCTCGATGCCGCGCGCCTGGTGGTCGAGGCGAGTGGCGCGCGCGTGGTGCTGAGCGGCAGCGTGCGCTCGTTCATGGAGCGCGAGGACGCGGAAAAAGCCGCCTGGCACGCTCCTGGCGTGACCGAGGTGGAAAACCACATCAAGATTGATCCGACGCTGGCGTGCTAG
- a CDS encoding Hsp20/alpha crystallin family protein: protein MNRTTQQIVHGSRLWHLFSMARMEEYLQRWRLKHSFFSMKKRQHFRLDVVETEDAYLVEAEMPGYGKDALKVEIDGNEVLIYAQAKEATGANDGEARLTPQYRYFTLQQAIDDHNATARYRHGILELRLPKKRGSRTVQLAIN from the coding sequence ATGAACAGAACGACGCAGCAGATCGTGCACGGCTCAAGATTGTGGCACTTGTTTTCCATGGCCCGTATGGAGGAGTACCTTCAGCGCTGGCGTCTCAAGCATTCATTTTTTTCAATGAAGAAACGCCAGCACTTCCGGCTCGATGTTGTGGAAACGGAGGATGCTTATCTGGTCGAGGCAGAGATGCCCGGTTATGGCAAGGATGCGCTGAAGGTGGAAATCGACGGGAATGAAGTGCTGATTTATGCGCAGGCGAAGGAAGCCACCGGCGCCAACGACGGGGAAGCGCGGTTGACGCCACAGTACCGCTATTTCACCTTGCAGCAAGCCATCGACGATCACAACGCAACGGCGCGCTACCGGCACGGTATCCTGGAGCTGCGCCTGCCGAAAAAGCGTGGAAGCCGTACGGTCCAATTGGCCATCAACTGA
- a CDS encoding universal stress protein, translating to MHYKTILVHIDGSVQARDRIVVAAQIASIEHAHLVGLATQPVLPAASHQILAAFDRFETQARLAGVSFERRMGPQDSAANLTLHARYADLIMLSQSNPQDRDDTTNGQLPEYVTLHAGRPSLVLPHAGVRDRWSQHAIVAWDGSRAATRAISDALPLLRASKLVTVAVFNPEREYGVHGAQPGADIALFLARHDVHVEVLQQTTSAGLPIGDALLSLTADRDADLLVMGAYGHARWHEILLGGVTRTVLQSMTVPVLMSH from the coding sequence ATGCATTACAAGACCATCCTGGTACATATTGACGGCTCGGTCCAGGCCCGTGACCGTATCGTCGTGGCGGCACAGATTGCCAGTATCGAACATGCCCATCTGGTCGGCCTGGCAACGCAACCCGTGTTGCCGGCCGCCAGCCACCAGATCCTGGCGGCATTCGATCGATTTGAAACGCAGGCGCGCCTTGCCGGTGTTTCCTTCGAACGCCGCATGGGACCGCAAGACAGCGCGGCCAACCTGACGCTGCATGCGCGCTATGCCGATCTGATCATGCTTAGCCAAAGCAATCCGCAGGATCGCGACGACACGACAAATGGGCAACTACCCGAATATGTGACGCTGCATGCGGGCAGGCCATCACTGGTGCTGCCGCACGCAGGCGTCAGGGATCGCTGGAGCCAGCACGCCATCGTGGCCTGGGATGGCAGCCGCGCCGCCACGCGCGCCATCAGCGATGCGCTGCCGCTACTGCGTGCCAGCAAGCTCGTGACGGTGGCCGTATTCAATCCGGAGCGCGAATATGGGGTACACGGCGCTCAGCCCGGCGCCGACATCGCGCTGTTCCTGGCACGCCATGATGTCCATGTGGAGGTGCTACAACAGACCACATCGGCCGGATTGCCGATAGGCGACGCATTGTTGTCACTGACGGCTGACCGGGATGCCGATCTGCTGGTCATGGGTGCTTACGGCCATGCGCGCTGGCACGAAATCCTGCTGGGCGGGGTGACGCGCACTGTATTGCAATCGATGACCGTGCCGGTACTCATGTCGCACTAG
- a CDS encoding bifunctional enoyl-CoA hydratase/phosphate acetyltransferase produces the protein MSDDPEFIENTTYDALQIGQSARLTRKLGPDDIAAFALVSGDVNPAHVDPEYAEHTPFHGVIGHGMWEAALISRLLGTCLPGPGTIYLAQTLQFLRPVRIGDELRITATVTSKNPANRHVQLDCEVKNQTGTSVLTGVATVIAPEAKIRRPRARVPLLHLPFAQPPYASLLAAVAQLEPLRCAVIHPCDAPSLRVALDVAQRRLITPLLIGPQARLRALGASLGLSLDDVVLIDAPHSHAAAARGAAMAAAGKVEMLMAGAAHLDELIEAVLALPALHTKRRLSHICHLELPMYDKPLLISDGVLNVRPTLADKIDIVQNAIELAHALGNAEPRVALLCALNTVTSEIASTLDAAALCKMRDRGQITGALVDGPLTVDATISPFAARASGAASAVGLHADILITPDLEAGSMLTRTLQCLGGAENCGVIMGAAVPIALSNGSDNAPAPCGSAALALLLAHRYRTRRP, from the coding sequence ATGAGCGACGACCCCGAGTTCATTGAGAACACCACCTACGATGCGCTGCAGATTGGCCAGAGCGCGCGACTGACACGCAAGCTTGGCCCGGACGATATCGCCGCCTTCGCGCTGGTGTCCGGCGACGTCAATCCGGCCCATGTCGATCCCGAGTATGCCGAGCACACGCCCTTCCACGGCGTGATCGGGCATGGCATGTGGGAAGCGGCGCTGATTTCACGCCTGCTGGGCACGTGCCTGCCAGGCCCGGGCACGATCTATCTGGCGCAAACGCTGCAGTTTCTCAGGCCGGTACGCATCGGCGACGAATTGCGCATCACGGCCACGGTAACGTCCAAGAACCCCGCCAACCGTCATGTGCAGCTCGATTGCGAAGTCAAGAACCAGACCGGCACGTCGGTATTGACCGGGGTCGCCACCGTCATCGCGCCAGAGGCGAAAATACGCCGGCCGCGCGCCAGAGTGCCGCTGCTGCATTTGCCTTTCGCGCAACCTCCCTACGCCAGCCTGCTGGCCGCTGTGGCGCAGCTGGAACCGCTGCGCTGCGCGGTGATCCATCCATGCGATGCGCCATCGCTGCGCGTGGCGCTCGACGTGGCGCAGCGGCGCCTGATCACGCCCTTGCTGATCGGACCGCAGGCGCGGTTGCGCGCGCTGGGCGCATCGCTCGGCCTGTCGCTCGATGACGTGGTGCTGATCGACGCCCCGCACAGCCATGCCGCCGCGGCGCGCGGGGCCGCCATGGCCGCCGCCGGCAAGGTCGAGATGCTGATGGCGGGAGCGGCGCATCTCGACGAACTGATCGAGGCCGTGCTGGCGCTACCGGCCTTGCATACCAAGCGGCGCCTGTCGCACATCTGCCACCTTGAACTGCCGATGTATGACAAACCCCTTCTGATCTCCGATGGCGTGCTCAATGTGCGTCCCACTCTGGCCGACAAGATCGACATCGTGCAGAACGCGATCGAACTGGCGCATGCGCTCGGCAATGCGGAACCGCGCGTCGCGCTACTGTGCGCGCTGAACACCGTGACTAGCGAGATCGCCTCCACGCTGGATGCGGCCGCACTGTGCAAGATGCGCGATCGCGGCCAGATCACCGGCGCGCTGGTCGATGGCCCACTCACTGTCGACGCGACCATTTCGCCGTTCGCCGCCCGCGCCAGTGGCGCCGCGTCGGCGGTCGGCCTGCATGCGGACATCCTGATCACTCCCGACCTCGAAGCCGGCAGCATGCTCACCAGAACGCTGCAATGCCTGGGCGGCGCGGAAAACTGCGGCGTGATCATGGGCGCGGCCGTGCCGATCGCTCTGAGCAATGGTAGCGACAATGCGCCAGCGCCATGCGGATCGGCAGCGCTGGCATTGCTGCTGGCCCATCGCTATCGAACACGGCGTCCATAA
- a CDS encoding alpha/beta fold hydrolase, with protein sequence MSALSSLSVVPGMVPPPPLPAHRNLLDLHLQSQIARVTGGISPVAMSLAFQDWWQHLLMSPGKCCELAAFAASGVGGVGLARDSAGDGRFADAAWGDWPFSQYAQGFRQIEQFWRQATSGVCGVTPHHADVVAFTVRQLLDMYAPSNFPWTNPEVIQAALASGGRSLLRGALNWRQDMCRRIAPPDMAVPEPVGSGYLPGRDVALTPGNVIYANELMELIQYAPQSGKVYAEPVLIVPSWIMKYYILDLSPHNSLVRYLVEQGHTVLMMSWRNPDRRDRDLGMDDYLQRGVFAALDEVNALCGGAPVHAVGYCLGGTLLAIAAAALDSGDHRAHGRLASLTLLAAQTDFSEPGELGLFIDDSELAFLDALMWDQGYLAGDQMAASFQLLHARDLVWSRMMREYLMGRRTAPNDLMAWNADSTRLPFRMHSEYLHGLFLHNDLAEGRYLVDGIPVALSDIRTPMFVLGTQRDHVSPWRSVYKIHLLCGAPMEFVLAAGGHNAGIVSEPGHARRSYFRQAANLVTYGYSSPDEWLDRAVLADGSWWPYWQRWLVQRSSRKRVAPPPMGIGPTLGPAPGRYVLQS encoded by the coding sequence ATGAGCGCACTGTCATCATTGAGCGTCGTACCGGGCATGGTGCCGCCGCCACCCTTGCCGGCACATCGCAATCTGCTGGACCTGCATCTGCAGAGCCAGATTGCCCGCGTGACGGGAGGTATTTCGCCGGTCGCGATGTCATTGGCGTTCCAGGACTGGTGGCAGCATCTGCTGATGTCGCCTGGCAAATGCTGCGAACTGGCCGCATTTGCCGCCAGCGGCGTGGGCGGCGTCGGCCTGGCGCGCGACTCCGCCGGCGATGGGCGCTTTGCCGATGCCGCCTGGGGGGACTGGCCGTTTTCGCAGTACGCGCAAGGTTTCCGGCAGATCGAGCAGTTCTGGCGCCAGGCTACCAGCGGCGTGTGCGGCGTGACGCCGCACCATGCCGATGTGGTGGCTTTCACGGTGCGTCAGTTGCTTGATATGTATGCACCATCGAATTTTCCGTGGACGAATCCGGAAGTGATTCAGGCGGCGCTGGCCAGCGGCGGACGCAGTCTGCTGCGTGGCGCGCTGAATTGGCGCCAGGACATGTGCCGCCGTATTGCGCCACCGGATATGGCGGTACCGGAGCCGGTCGGTAGCGGCTACCTGCCCGGGCGTGATGTCGCGCTTACCCCGGGCAATGTGATTTATGCCAATGAATTGATGGAATTGATCCAGTACGCGCCGCAGTCAGGCAAGGTGTACGCCGAACCGGTGCTGATCGTGCCGTCCTGGATCATGAAGTATTACATCCTCGATCTGTCGCCACACAATTCGCTGGTGCGCTATCTGGTCGAACAAGGACACACGGTGTTGATGATGTCCTGGCGTAATCCTGACCGGCGCGACCGCGACCTGGGCATGGACGATTATCTGCAACGCGGTGTGTTTGCCGCGCTCGATGAGGTCAATGCGCTGTGTGGCGGCGCGCCGGTGCATGCCGTCGGATACTGTCTTGGCGGTACCTTGCTGGCGATCGCCGCCGCCGCCCTCGATTCCGGCGACCACCGTGCGCATGGCCGGCTGGCGTCGCTGACGCTGTTGGCGGCCCAGACCGATTTCAGCGAACCGGGAGAACTGGGCCTGTTCATCGATGACAGCGAACTGGCATTCCTTGATGCCCTGATGTGGGATCAGGGTTATCTGGCCGGCGACCAGATGGCGGCCTCCTTCCAGCTGCTGCACGCACGTGATCTGGTGTGGTCGCGCATGATGCGCGAGTATCTGATGGGAAGGCGCACCGCGCCAAACGACCTGATGGCGTGGAACGCCGACAGTACCCGCTTGCCATTCCGCATGCATAGCGAGTACCTGCATGGCTTGTTCTTGCACAACGACCTGGCCGAAGGACGTTACCTGGTCGATGGCATACCGGTTGCGCTGAGCGACATCCGCACGCCGATGTTTGTACTGGGCACGCAGCGCGATCATGTCTCGCCCTGGCGTTCGGTATACAAGATACACCTGCTGTGCGGCGCGCCGATGGAATTCGTGCTGGCCGCGGGTGGTCACAATGCGGGCATTGTGTCGGAACCGGGCCACGCCAGGCGCAGTTACTTCAGGCAAGCTGCCAACCTGGTGACTTATGGATACAGCAGCCCGGACGAGTGGCTCGACCGCGCCGTCCTCGCCGACGGTTCATGGTGGCCATACTGGCAACGATGGCTGGTGCAACGATCCAGCCGGAAGCGCGTCGCGCCGCCGCCGATGGGAATCGGTCCAACACTGGGTCCCGCCCCCGGGCGTTACGTACTGCAGTCCTAG
- a CDS encoding universal stress protein encodes MSYRTIVVHCDQSRHAAARYALATWLACATDAHLAGVAATGLSHHAQWNAQSGAGPLLRNVIAQRRQQASEALDSFAHEACAMGVGQWSRWLEEDDAEGALQRHARYADLLILSQSDAYDVLRGIPRPLPSELLFHTARPLLLLPASHGTPATLAARSSLLAWDGSMQAARAMTDALPLLRLSAHVTVLMLNGGHQPSPDGIEPGAAIANYLARHAVQVRLMREVTAGDIGAMLLSVAAAQDCGLLVMGAYRHRRVQEMLLGGATRTVLRGMTLPVLVAH; translated from the coding sequence ATGAGCTATCGAACGATCGTCGTCCATTGCGACCAATCGCGTCACGCAGCGGCACGTTACGCGCTGGCAACGTGGCTGGCGTGTGCGACGGATGCTCACCTGGCGGGCGTCGCGGCGACGGGCTTATCGCACCACGCTCAGTGGAACGCCCAGTCCGGCGCCGGACCTTTGCTACGCAACGTCATCGCGCAGCGGCGCCAGCAAGCGTCGGAAGCGCTCGACTCATTTGCGCATGAGGCCTGTGCCATGGGCGTCGGCCAATGGTCGCGCTGGCTGGAGGAGGACGACGCCGAAGGAGCGCTGCAGCGGCATGCGCGCTATGCCGACCTGCTGATATTAAGCCAAAGCGACGCCTATGACGTGCTGCGCGGCATACCGCGGCCGCTGCCATCGGAGTTGCTGTTTCACACCGCTCGCCCATTATTGCTGCTGCCGGCATCGCACGGCACGCCAGCGACACTGGCAGCTCGCTCTTCGCTGCTGGCATGGGATGGCAGCATGCAGGCGGCGCGCGCGATGACCGACGCGCTGCCATTATTGCGCCTGTCGGCACATGTCACGGTACTGATGCTCAATGGCGGCCATCAGCCATCACCCGACGGCATCGAACCCGGTGCCGCCATCGCCAACTATCTGGCCCGGCACGCAGTGCAGGTCCGGCTCATGCGCGAGGTCACGGCCGGCGATATCGGTGCAATGCTGTTGAGCGTGGCGGCCGCGCAGGACTGCGGCCTGCTGGTCATGGGAGCCTATCGCCATCGCCGTGTCCAGGAAATGCTGCTCGGTGGCGCCACCCGTACGGTGCTGCGCGGCATGACATTGCCGGTGCTGGTGGCACACTAG
- a CDS encoding pyridoxamine 5'-phosphate oxidase family protein, with protein MQALNHHQHRFILSIMRATHDLTLATLRPDGYPQATVVSFVHDDLTLYAGIGLDSQKAHNIRQHNKVSATITPPYTDWQHIRALSLAGTATMVGDAEENAHAADLMLFRFPQLRQLLPSTASNWPGAVFVRIDPLLISVLDYEQGFGHTELFAVAPDH; from the coding sequence ATGCAGGCACTGAACCACCATCAGCACCGATTTATTCTCAGCATCATGCGCGCCACTCATGATCTGACGCTGGCCACATTGCGACCGGATGGCTACCCACAGGCCACGGTCGTCAGTTTTGTACACGACGACCTGACGCTATATGCCGGCATCGGCCTTGATAGCCAGAAAGCACATAACATCCGTCAACACAACAAGGTGTCGGCGACCATCACGCCACCCTATACCGATTGGCAACATATCCGCGCGTTGTCGCTAGCAGGTACGGCCACGATGGTCGGCGACGCCGAGGAGAACGCCCATGCCGCCGACCTGATGCTGTTTCGATTCCCGCAATTGCGCCAGCTGCTGCCCAGTACCGCCAGCAACTGGCCAGGCGCGGTTTTCGTGCGGATTGATCCGCTGCTTATTTCCGTGCTCGACTATGAGCAAGGTTTCGGCCACACCGAACTCTTCGCTGTCGCGCCAGACCACTGA
- a CDS encoding ABC transporter permease yields the protein MIRSALPISLAHIYRLGIKELWSLVRDPAMLVLIAYTFSLSIYVAATATPESLHNAAVAIVDLDSSQLSARIAASFYPPRFRTPALLTTDQADTGLDNGDYTFVLAIPPGYQRDTLAGRAPAVQLSIDAARMSQAFTGNGYIQRIVADEVGDFMRRHQQPGPPPVDLALRMRFNPNLEPAWFGALTELINNVTMLSIILTGAALIREREHGTIDHLLAMPVIPIEIMLAKIWSMGLVVELAAMAALVFIVQGALQVPVRGSVLLFALVTLLHLFAASSMGIFLATLARSMPQFGMLLVLVLLPLQMLSGATTPRESMPVPVQYLMLLAPTTHFVAAGQAILFRGAGIDILWPQLGALAAIGALLFIASLHRFRSSITRMA from the coding sequence ATGATACGCTCCGCCCTGCCCATCAGCCTGGCGCACATCTACCGCCTCGGCATCAAGGAACTATGGAGCCTGGTCCGCGATCCAGCGATGCTGGTACTGATCGCGTATACCTTTTCGCTATCGATCTATGTGGCGGCCACGGCCACGCCGGAGAGCCTCCACAATGCGGCGGTCGCCATTGTCGACCTGGACTCCTCGCAGCTATCGGCACGCATTGCCGCCAGCTTCTATCCACCTCGTTTCCGCACGCCGGCACTGCTGACCACCGACCAAGCGGATACCGGCCTGGACAATGGCGACTATACCTTCGTGCTGGCAATTCCACCTGGCTACCAGCGCGACACGCTGGCAGGGCGGGCGCCAGCAGTACAGCTCAGCATTGACGCCGCGCGCATGAGTCAGGCGTTCACAGGCAATGGCTACATCCAGCGTATCGTCGCCGACGAAGTCGGCGATTTCATGCGTCGACATCAGCAACCCGGCCCGCCGCCGGTCGATTTGGCCCTGCGGATGCGATTCAATCCGAATCTGGAGCCCGCCTGGTTTGGTGCGCTCACAGAACTCATCAACAATGTCACGATGCTGTCGATCATCCTGACCGGCGCCGCGCTGATACGCGAACGCGAACACGGCACCATCGATCACCTGCTGGCGATGCCGGTCATACCGATCGAGATCATGCTGGCCAAGATATGGTCAATGGGGCTGGTGGTGGAACTTGCGGCGATGGCCGCACTCGTGTTCATCGTACAGGGGGCGCTACAGGTTCCCGTGCGCGGCTCAGTCTTGCTATTCGCGCTGGTCACGCTGCTGCACCTGTTTGCAGCCAGCTCGATGGGGATTTTTTTAGCCACGCTGGCGCGCAGCATGCCGCAGTTCGGCATGCTGTTGGTGCTGGTACTGCTGCCGTTACAGATGCTCTCGGGCGCAACCACGCCGCGCGAAAGCATGCCGGTACCGGTACAGTATCTGATGCTGCTGGCGCCGACCACGCATTTCGTGGCGGCCGGCCAGGCCATCCTGTTCCGCGGCGCCGGCATTGACATCCTCTGGCCCCAACTGGGCGCCCTGGCGGCGATCGGCGCCCTGCTGTTCATCGCCTCCCTGCATCGCTTTCGCAGTTCCATCACGCGCATGGCGTAA
- the rbbA gene encoding ribosome-associated ATPase/putative transporter RbbA, with the protein MSAAHQDDVARLGQVRLAYGKVAALAGIDLALPAGRMVGLIGPDGVGKSSLLSLLAGARAMQHGSLFVLGGDLLDPRHRALVCPRIAYMPQGLGRNLYPTLSVEENLQFFGRLFGQDAASRRRRIDQVTQATGLAGFLQRPAGQLSGGMKQKLGLCCALIHDPELLILDEPTTGVDPLSRAQFWELIDVLRRQRVGMSVVVATAYMEEAERFDWLVAMDAGRILATGTPQALRARCATTTLEAAFIALLPADRRGDQRPLTIPPFQGRGDGDDGGDVAIEACGLSKRFGDFIAVDQVDLRIRRGEIFGFLGSNGCGKSTTMKMLTGLLPASSGTAMLFGRAVDAADMATRRRVGYMSQSFSLYGELTVAQNLVLHARLFGLRETDIAGRVAELAGRFGLDTVFESLPEQLPLGLRQRLSLAVAMVHGPELLLLDEPTSGVDPVARELFWRLLIELARREHVTIFISTHFMNEAERCDRIALMHAGHVLVSATPAALVAARGVATLEQAFIAHLREAGGQPAVPSAAPAMLPPPAIAPADLSRWRRSLGRISSYSLRETLELRRDPVRSTLALLGAAILMFIIGYGINMDVEHLSYAVLDRDESGLSRNYALNLAGSRYFIEQAPLDDHAQLDRRMRSGELALAIELPPGFGRAIARRAPVAVGAWVDGAMPMRAETTAAYVQAMHQDWLAGIARQRHGVRSSSPGQIETRYRYNPDVRSLPAMVPAVIPLLLMMIPAMLAALSVVREKELGSIINLYVTPVTRAEFLLGKQLPYIGLGMLNFMLLTLLAVTAFGVPLKGSLATLTLSALVYVVCSTGMGLLVSTFTRSQIAALFVTMIGTIIPCVQFAGLLNPVSGLTGAGSVIGHLYPATHFLTISRGVFNKALGMADLSGSLWPLLVAAPLILAASVTLLKKQERQ; encoded by the coding sequence ATGAGCGCGGCACACCAGGACGATGTGGCCCGGCTGGGCCAGGTGCGCCTCGCTTACGGCAAGGTCGCCGCACTGGCAGGCATAGACCTGGCATTGCCGGCCGGGCGCATGGTCGGCTTGATCGGACCGGACGGGGTCGGGAAATCCAGCCTGCTGTCGCTGCTCGCTGGCGCACGCGCTATGCAGCACGGCAGTCTGTTCGTGCTGGGCGGCGACCTGCTTGACCCGCGCCATCGCGCCCTGGTCTGCCCGCGCATCGCCTATATGCCACAGGGTCTCGGGCGCAATCTCTACCCAACCCTGTCGGTGGAAGAAAATCTGCAGTTCTTCGGGCGCCTGTTCGGGCAGGATGCGGCCAGCCGGCGCCGGCGTATCGACCAGGTGACGCAAGCGACCGGGCTGGCGGGCTTCCTGCAACGGCCAGCCGGACAACTGTCGGGGGGAATGAAACAAAAGCTCGGCCTTTGCTGCGCATTGATACACGACCCCGAGCTGCTCATTCTCGATGAGCCGACCACCGGAGTCGACCCGCTTTCACGCGCCCAGTTCTGGGAACTGATCGATGTGTTGCGGCGCCAACGCGTCGGCATGAGCGTGGTGGTGGCCACCGCCTACATGGAGGAGGCCGAGCGCTTCGACTGGCTGGTGGCGATGGATGCCGGCCGGATACTCGCTACCGGCACGCCACAGGCGCTGCGCGCGCGCTGCGCCACAACGACCCTGGAGGCCGCCTTCATCGCCCTGCTGCCGGCCGACCGGCGCGGCGACCAGCGACCGCTGACGATACCACCGTTTCAGGGGCGCGGCGATGGCGACGATGGCGGCGACGTGGCGATCGAAGCGTGTGGACTGAGCAAGCGCTTCGGCGATTTTATCGCCGTCGACCAGGTGGATCTCCGTATTCGCCGCGGCGAAATCTTCGGCTTTCTCGGTTCCAACGGCTGCGGCAAGTCGACCACCATGAAAATGTTGACCGGCTTGCTGCCGGCCAGCAGCGGCACGGCCATGCTGTTTGGCCGTGCCGTCGATGCCGCTGACATGGCGACCAGACGTCGCGTCGGCTATATGTCGCAGTCATTTTCCCTGTACGGTGAATTGACCGTGGCGCAAAATCTGGTATTGCATGCGCGCCTGTTCGGCCTGCGTGAAACGGACATTGCCGGCCGGGTGGCGGAACTGGCGGGGCGCTTCGGGCTCGACACCGTGTTCGAATCGCTGCCGGAGCAATTGCCATTGGGCCTACGTCAGCGCCTGTCCCTGGCAGTGGCCATGGTGCACGGGCCGGAACTGCTGCTGCTCGATGAGCCAACCTCCGGCGTCGACCCCGTGGCGCGCGAGCTGTTCTGGCGCCTGCTGATCGAGCTGGCGCGCCGCGAGCATGTGACCATCTTCATCTCGACCCATTTCATGAACGAAGCCGAGCGTTGTGACCGCATCGCGCTGATGCACGCCGGGCATGTCCTGGTGAGCGCCACGCCGGCGGCACTGGTGGCGGCGCGTGGCGTGGCAACGCTGGAGCAAGCCTTCATCGCCCATCTGCGCGAAGCGGGCGGCCAGCCTGCCGTCCCTTCCGCCGCCCCCGCAATGCTCCCCCCACCGGCGATCGCGCCAGCCGACCTGTCGCGCTGGCGTCGCAGCCTGGGGCGGATCTCCAGCTATTCGCTGCGCGAAACCCTGGAACTGCGCCGGGATCCGGTGCGCTCGACGCTGGCCTTGCTGGGAGCGGCAATCCTGATGTTCATTATCGGCTACGGCATCAACATGGACGTGGAACATCTTTCCTACGCCGTGCTGGACCGCGACGAGAGCGGCCTGAGCCGTAATTACGCACTGAACCTGGCGGGATCGCGTTACTTCATCGAACAGGCGCCGCTCGACGACCATGCGCAACTCGACCGCCGCATGCGCAGCGGTGAACTGGCATTGGCGATCGAGCTGCCGCCAGGGTTCGGGCGCGCCATCGCACGCCGGGCGCCGGTGGCGGTTGGCGCGTGGGTCGATGGCGCGATGCCGATGCGGGCAGAAACGACCGCCGCTTACGTGCAGGCGATGCACCAGGATTGGCTGGCGGGTATCGCGCGGCAGCGACACGGCGTGCGTAGCTCCAGCCCCGGCCAGATCGAAACACGCTATCGCTACAACCCAGACGTGCGTAGCCTGCCGGCAATGGTTCCGGCAGTGATACCCCTGTTGCTGATGATGATACCGGCGATGCTCGCCGCGCTGTCGGTGGTGCGCGAAAAGGAGCTTGGTTCGATCATCAACCTTTACGTGACGCCGGTGACCCGGGCAGAGTTCCTGCTTGGCAAACAGCTGCCCTACATTGGCTTGGGCATGCTTAACTTCATGCTGCTGACGTTGCTGGCGGTAACGGCCTTTGGCGTTCCCCTCAAAGGCAGCCTGGCGACGCTGACATTGAGCGCGCTAGTTTATGTGGTCTGTTCGACGGGGATGGGCCTGCTGGTGTCGACGTTTACGCGCAGCCAGATCGCCGCCCTGTTCGTCACGATGATCGGCACCATCATTCCCTGTGTGCAGTTCGCCGGTCTGCTCAATCCGGTGTCCGGGCTCACTGGCGCCGGTAGCGTGATCGGCCACCTGTATCCCGCCACCCATTTCCTGACGATCAGCCGCGGCGTATTCAACAAGGCGCTGGGAATGGCGGATCTGAGCGGTTCGCTGTGGCCGCTGCTGGTAGCGGCGCCGCTGATTCTGGCCGCTTCGGTTACGCTGCTGAAGAAACAGGAGCGCCAATGA